A single genomic interval of Streptomyces sp. BA2 harbors:
- a CDS encoding FAD-dependent monooxygenase, with product MPQLRVAVAGGGIAGLVFAVALRRAGIDCHVYEQTGRLAEVGAGVQVAPNATRLLRRLGLRDRLRTIAVAPQAIEMRRWDDGTLLQRTELGEPCRRRFGAPYYTVHRADLHSSLLALVPPDRVHLGARCVAVTQDADAARLHLSDGTVVAADLVVGADGIHSLVRERIVADRPRYSGQTIYRGLVPAERVPHLLSEPRVRLWMGPDQHCVCYPVSSGRQVSFGATVAASDWREESWSARGDVAELAAAYKGWHADVTRLIDAAGTVGRWALHDRESVDRLSSGRVAVIGDAAHPMLPFQAQGANQAIEDAVVLAVCLARAAAGGLSGALRRYERIRLPRTTRIQRRSRENAKAFHLADGDEQRRRDTAAQASSGLDHHQWLFGYDAEEAATTSGSS from the coding sequence ATGCCGCAGCTGAGGGTGGCCGTGGCCGGCGGCGGAATCGCCGGTCTCGTCTTCGCCGTCGCCCTTCGCCGGGCCGGCATCGACTGCCACGTCTACGAGCAGACGGGACGCCTGGCCGAGGTCGGAGCGGGAGTACAGGTGGCCCCCAACGCCACCCGGCTCCTTCGCCGGTTGGGCCTGCGCGATCGCCTGCGTACCATCGCGGTCGCACCGCAGGCGATCGAGATGCGGCGCTGGGACGACGGCACGTTGCTGCAACGCACTGAGCTCGGCGAACCGTGCCGGCGCCGCTTCGGGGCGCCCTACTACACCGTGCACCGTGCCGATCTGCACAGCAGCCTGCTTGCGCTCGTTCCCCCCGACCGGGTCCACCTCGGCGCCCGGTGCGTCGCCGTGACGCAGGACGCGGACGCGGCGCGGCTGCACCTGTCGGACGGCACGGTCGTCGCGGCGGATCTGGTCGTGGGCGCCGATGGCATCCACTCGCTCGTGCGGGAGCGGATCGTGGCCGACCGGCCACGGTATTCCGGGCAGACGATCTACCGGGGTCTTGTGCCTGCCGAGCGCGTGCCCCATCTGCTCAGCGAGCCCCGGGTGCGGTTGTGGATGGGGCCGGACCAGCACTGTGTCTGCTACCCGGTGTCGTCGGGCCGGCAGGTCAGCTTCGGGGCGACGGTCGCCGCCTCGGACTGGCGGGAGGAGTCCTGGTCGGCGCGGGGTGATGTGGCCGAACTCGCGGCCGCGTACAAGGGCTGGCACGCGGACGTCACACGGCTGATCGATGCGGCGGGGACCGTCGGCCGATGGGCGCTGCACGACCGCGAGAGCGTCGACCGGCTCAGCTCGGGGCGGGTGGCGGTCATCGGCGACGCCGCGCATCCGATGCTGCCGTTCCAGGCGCAGGGCGCGAACCAGGCGATCGAGGACGCCGTCGTGCTCGCGGTCTGTCTGGCCCGAGCGGCCGCGGGTGGTCTGAGCGGTGCCCTGCGCCGCTACGAGCGGATCCGCCTGCCGCGCACCACGCGCATCCAGCGCCGATCACGTGAGAATGCCAAGGCCTTCCACCTGGCCGACGGGGACGAGCAGCGCCGTCGCGACACCGCGGCCCAGGCCTCGTCGGGTCTTGACCATCACCAGTGGCTGTTCGGGTACGACGCCGAGGAAGCCGCCACGACGAGCGGGAGTTCATGA